GCATCCCGGAACAGAGAGACCTGAAAGGACAGAGTGTCTTTTAGGTAATCTGAGCGGCGCGTAATAAGCCGACCCCGACAAATACTGTCGGGATAAGAACCAGTAAAGGGCATCCCTTCGGGATTTCTAACTGGTTCTAAGAGGAGTATTTATATGGCAAACGAAAAGACCGGGCAGAAACTGAATCCAGAATGCAAGGACTATCGGCTGGACATCGTTGACCTGGCCACCGGCGAAAACGCCTCGTTAGACCCGGCCCGGGTCAAAAAGGTCCTCAAGCACCTGGCCGGATGCTCCGCCTGCCGCGAGGCATTCCTGGGCTACGAGGAAATCTACGCCGCGGCCGCGACCGAGAAACACACCAAGACGCCTGAATTCCGCCAGAAGATGGACGACCTGATTAGCCGCATCAAGAGCGGCGATGATGCGAGCAAGCCCAAATCCGAGACCGTCAGCCGGATTATCCGCGATGCGGATACGGTCTATCAAATCCTGGAAAAGGACGGGACCCAGGTCATCCTGCCTGATTTAGCCAGCAGGTCCAAACTGCCGGCGGACAAATTCCATCAGGCCCTGGGTTACCTGGTCTGTATGGAGCGCATCAACCTCAACGACCACGGGACAAATACCTTTGTGGAGATGAGGTAAGTGAAAACCCTGTATTTTCAATAAATGAAAATACATTTCACTTTTTACTTGACAAATACGATATAATGTATATATTTACATTAGAAATAATTAAATCCGAACGCCAGTAGGCTGGCAAAACGGGCTCTTTATCCCTTAACTGGGGTAAAGAGCCCAATCCATTTATAGGGAGGTTTATATGAAAAAGGTAGCGATTCTGATTGACGGCGGGTTTCTATCCAAAATATTTCATGTTAAAACCAAGAAAAATATCACAGCAGATGATGTTATAAAGATAGCAAATAAATCACTATCAATGTTTTGCTTATCAAGCCCCGCTATTGGTCAAATTGATAGAGATGAAGCAGAACTATTCAGGATTTACTATTACGACGCCCCTCCTTTCGGGTATAAACTGATTAACCCGATAAATAGCCATGAGAACGATTATTCTAAAAACCCATTATTTACGGCGATAAGCAATTTCCAGAGAACATTGGCTGAAAAGGATTTCGTTGCCTTAAGATTAGGCAAGCTATCCTGTCATGACTGGAAACTCTCTAAGGGTGCTATTGATAAGATTAAAGCCGGAAAGCAATTAACCGCATTTGACATTGTCCCTGATTTCAAGCAGAAAGCCGTGGATATGAGAGTCGGCCTTGATATTGCCTGGCTTGCCACAAGAAACATTGTAGATACGGTTATTCTGATTGCCGCTGATAACGACTTTATACCGGCGATGAAGTTCGCCAGGAAAGAAGGCATCCACGTTGCCATAGCAAAGATTGAACAATTAAATAGCGAGATGCGCCAGCACTCGGACCGGGTAATTGAGGTTGATATAAGCCAACCATAAATATCGCCTGACCGAGGCCGAACGCAAGAGCTTCCAGCAGGAAAGCAAGAGGGTGTAGTGAAATGGATATAGATATTACACAATCATTAAAGGATACCGAAAATTCTCTTCGTGATTTTATCGCGCTTATGCTGCAACAAAAACTCGGAGAGAGTTGGGTTGAGAAATGCGGCGTTACGCCGGAACGAATAACAAAATGGAACGAGAAGAAATCTATAGAAGAAAAGCGCCAGAAAACGGGAACTGTTGAAGAACGGCTTATTTATTATGCTGATTTCTACGACTTGAAAACTATCCTTGAAAAGAATTGGGCTGATGTCTTCGCCCAAGTATTTAGTGAATGGAAAACAATGAAAGTGTGGCTTGAGGAATTAGAAAAGTTGCGCGACCCTGATGCACATAGAAGAGAATTGCTACCACATCAAAAACACTTGGCAATGGGAATAGCAGGAGAAATCAGGAGTCTTTTAATCCGTTATCGAAGCAAAAATGAAACAGGCGAGGACTATTTCCCGAGAATTGAAAGTGTAAGAGATAGTATTGGTAATATATGGGCTCCCAAAGAATATCCCGATACTATCTGTTTTACGAAAACAATATTAAGACCCAATGATATAATCGATTTCATAGTTACGGCTTCCGATCCAAAAGGAGAGGCGTTAAAATATGGCATAAGTACTGACACGAGCAAGTCGCTTACATGGCAAAAAGAAAATACTTTTTCAATCAAGATATTAAAGGAAGACATTAGGCATAGTTTTCACATAACTTTGTTTATATGTAGTTGCCGCGATTACCATGCCCAGGGAAAGTGGGATGATTTTGTTCATTTTGTATATCAAATCCTACCTAATAAATAAGACCGAAAGGAGAATGTTTAGTTGGTATGAATTTAGGCTAACAGGGCATGCAGTTCAAGGTTCAATTCCTTGGGCGGGATTAGATGCAGGCCACTTCTTAGTAACCGTATTTCTGGTGTGGTTCGCTAATTTTAATTTGTTAGTTAATTTTAGTTTAATAAAGGAGGTGGTGACTATGAAGATAAAGCTAGCATTGAATTTTAACGTTTGCGCTAATCTTGCGATGGTTTCCCTGCTTGCCTAAATTCATATAAAATAAAGATTAAATCCATGAATAAAACTAAATACCCAAAGGGGTCTATTAATAAGAAAGATATCTTAGATGCAATCGACAAATCAGGATATTTAATGGAGCAAAGAGTTGCCAAAAAATTGGACGATATGGGATGGAGAATTTCCCAGAGTTTTAAGTTTGAAGACCAGGACACGAAAGAATCAAGGGAGATTGATATACTTGCGCACCATAGGTTGGAAAGCGAAGAAATCGATAATTTAATTACTACCCTTGACGTTATTATAGAGTGTAAAGGATATAATTCCCCTCTGATTGTTTTCCCTCGGCAATCAACAATCCCTATTACGCCGAGTTGTCATCTTGTTTTTTCTGGAAGCCTTGACCAATTTTTCCAGAACAAACCGCCACTACCCATTAGTAATTGGTTTTATGAAATTAAGCCAGTTTTCCTGCCATATCTTTCGCATAATATAAAAATAGGATATCAAGCATGCACTATTAAAGAATCCAAACAAAATAGCGATAGTAAATTTCATGCTGACAATTCTGACTTCTATGATGCCATCGAACCATTAATAAAAACGCTGCATTTTATGAGAATGCAAGAGATTCATGTTAGGCCACCCTACGTAACGCTTAGACATCTTGTATTAATATGGCGTAAAGAACTTTACTTATATAACTATGAAAAGAAAGATATTGAACCAATTGACAGCATTCCTTTTTATTATTCCAATTTATCTGAAAAAGTGAAAGGTGATTTTTTTATAGATATTATACGCGAGGATAAATTAGAATCACCGCTTAATAATATAAAAAATAATGTCTTCCCACTTTTCCTGGAATGCATAGAAGATTTTCTATCTAAACATTTGAATAAACCAATATGACCACCTTAAAAGACGTTTTACAGCACTTAATGCCTTGTTACAAGAGCATAGATATTGGAACACTGGCAATTAATGATGGGGATAATAATTTTATCAACATTGCTACCAAGATAACTTTCTCGATGAACGGGTCTATAGTAGATAAAACACCAAGCCAAAAAGAACATGGAGCGTTCAGGTTAATCAAATGCCAACTGCCTATTGGAGAATATCAGCGTATTAAGACAGAACTTGCTACTAAGGGAAAGCTAATGATTTGTAGCACGGAGGTTGATTTCTTATGGAATTTGGATATTGAAAACAGTCCTAATGATAGCTTTCACACATCCATTGGTTATGGTTCTATTTGGCCTGTTTTCATGAGTCATCCTAACACGTATATAGGAAGACCGGATAATCCCCGAATATCAGACCCAATAAGAAACATCTTTGCAACACTTGATATAAACCAAGAATACAAGAAAGTGCTACCTGATTTTGGCTACGGATATATTAAACATCTAATCCAGAGTGAGCTAGAAATTAGATTTGAAGGGTCGCCTCAGATTGATATAGTTGTGCCTATTTATGCCAAGATAACTGATACGAAAATAACTCAGGAACGAAAACTTAATATTACTATTAATTATCATAAAGATGTTAGTCCGTTATTTCTCTTAGGATGGTATGCAAACGATACCCGCGGCATAAATTCTGGTAATTTAAGTGAAAAAATCGACAAATCAGAATCCGAAAAACTTATTTTAGAAAAGACCATAACCAAAACAATTTCGTCTGAAGACCAAAAAGAACGCAATTTGTACTTGGAGTTAAGGTATGCTGAATTTACGAATCCTATTTATGAAGAATATCATTCGGTACAGGAACTGCTGTTAGCGAGTAAGGTTTATCCTTCACCTCTATATACCGCGCTTTCTTTATTTATGCCTGATGATGAGCTTTTAAAAGTTATAGAAAAGCCAGAGGCGTCAAAATTATATAAGGACAACGGTAAGAAAAAGGAATTTGAACGGTGGGGAGCATCTGACGTATTTGAGGAGAGCGTTTGTAAATTGTTAAATGCCGGGGGAATGTCGACAATATGGTTGAATAAATATGAGTATTTTATAGAAAAGAACCGCGAAGGGCAACCATTAGGCTCTGTAGATTTATTATCCTATGATGCCAAAAACAGGATACTTTGTGTTATAAGTTGTAAACTGGCTACACCAGAAAAAAACTACATAGATAAAATCGATGAGGCTTCTCAACTAATAAAGGCACGCATAGATAATGAAATATGTGATGTAAGACCTATTCTTGTAGTTAACAAAAAGCCGGTTGAAGCTGAGGCTGTAGCAGAAAAAGCTGACGTCATAGTTGTTAATTCAGATGGCTTAAAAGAACTATTCAAGTTAGTTAAAACAAGACAAATTACTGTAAAGGATTTTATTAAGGAAGAGAGTTCTGCTCTAAAAGCATCAAGACAGCTTAGTCGGTCATGGAAATATCATGAGTTAAAATAGCATTAAAACGATCCATTTCAGACCCAAAAACCCCCATTTTCGGCTATTTCCGTGGTCCTCCCTGACGGGACTTCCGTCTAAAAATCACGTTATTGTAGGGCGCAACCCCTTACAAATCAATCCCTTACGCAGGCAGGGGGGTGTAGCCCCCCCTGGGGTAAGATGACCCCCACCCCGGGTGTAGATGACCCCCACCCAGGGTGAAGATGACCTATACCCAGGGTGAAGATGACCCCCACCCGGCGTGAAGATGACCCATACCCGGCGTGAAGATGACCCCCACCCAGGGTGAAGATGACCCATACCCAGGGTGAAGATGACCCCCACCCAGGGTGAAGACGACCCATACCCAGGATGTAGATGACCCATACCCAGGATGAAGATGACCTATACCCAGGGTGAAGATGACCCCCATCCAGGGTGAAGATGACCCCCATCCAGGGTGAAGATGACCCCCACCCAGGGTGAAGATGACCCATACCCAGGGTGAAGATGACCCATACCCAGGGGTAAGATGACCCCCATCCAGGGTGAAGATGACCCATACCCAGAGTGAAGATGACCCATACTCAGGGTGAAGATGACCTACCCCCCGGCGAAAAAGATTACCCCTTAACCGGTCTAAAGAATAGGGGAGGGGTGTTGAAAAAATGCTGGGGTTATTGGAGCAGTTGCTTCACTACCTCCCGGTCGTCAAAAGGTTTGACCGTATCTCTAAAAATCTGATAGGTTTCGTGGCCCTTGCCGGCTATCAGAACCAAGTCACCCTGGCGCGCCAGAGATAGCGCTTTTTTGATGGCTTCATACCGGTCCGGTTCTACATAATAGCCCCTCACCCGTTCCTTTCCCCTCACCCCAACCCTCTCCCCAGAGGGGAGAGGGAAGGGTGAGGGGGGAGAGGATAGGTGAGGGGAGCGGATGCCTTTCCTGATGTCCTTGATTATCTTCAGCGGGTCTTCGGAACGCGGATTGTCAGAGGTGATGACAAACAGGTCCGAGAGTTTGCTGACGACCTTACCCATCAGAGGCCGCTTGCCTCTGTCCCGGTCTCCGCCGCAGCCAAAGACCGTGATGATTCTGCCCTTGACCAGCGGTTTTAACGAGCCCAGGACGTTCTTGAGCGCATCCTCGGTATGCCCGAAATCCACCATCACGGTGAATCCGGCATTATTCGGGATGGTCTCCAGTCGGCCCCGCATCATTCTGAATTGTTCCACGCCTTCCCTGATGGTATCCACCGGCACACCCAGGGACACGGCCGTGGCCGCGGCGGCCAGGATGTTATAGACATTGTGCCGGCCGATGAGCGGGCTCTGAACGGTCGTCTCGCCTATCGGGGTTTTGAGCAGGATGGTATTGCCATAGAGCGAGGAGGAGAGGATTTGGGCCTGGATTAGAATCCCACGGAATCTGGGGACACAATTCTTATATTGTGTCCCCAGATTACCGCAGTGATACCACACTACCTGGGCCGGGGTTATTTTAGCATAGTATTTGCTGACCGGGTCATCGGCATTGAGTATAGCAATGCTTTCGGCTGACAGGTTCTTAAACAGTATTGCCTTGGCCTGCTTGTATTGATTTGGGGTTTTATGGAAATCCAGATGGTCACGGGTTAGGTTGGTGAAGATAGCCCGATGGAAGTCAATGCCCAGCACCCGTTTCTGGACCAGCGAGTGCGATGAGACCTCCATCACTGAATATTTAGTTCCGTCCTTTAACATCTGGGCGAAATAGTTCTGCAGGTCGTAGGACTGGGGCGTGGTTACCGGGGCCGGGATATGCCGCTCACCGATGAGGTATTCAATCGTGCCGATTAAGCCCGCCCCCACACCAAAATCTTTGGTGTGGGGGTGAATCTTGTCTAATATGCTCTTTATCAAATATGCCGTGGTGGTCTTGCCGTTGGTGCCGGTGATGCCGATGACCTTTAGTTTCCGGGATGGATAATGGAAGAAGTGATTACTGGCCAGGGCCAGTGCCGCGCGCGGGTCAGATACCCGGATATAGGGCACCATGGTAAAGAGATTGAGTTTCTGGTTGGAGATGACGGCCACGGCCCCGCGCTGGAGCGCCTCGGGGATAAAATACGCGCCATCGGTCTTGGCGCCCGGAATAGCCACGAACAGGTCGCCCGGCTTGACCTGTTTGCTGTTGTAGCTGACGCCCGTGATGTCCAGGTTCCGGAAATTGTATAGCTTGGTCCCTTTGAGCCCAAGCAGGATAGGTTTTAATTCAGAGAGTTCCATAATAAGCTTAGAGCATAGGGCTTAGAGCTTAGATATTTCTTCTATGCTATACGCTCCTTGCTCTATGCTTGGTTACCTGGTGTTCGCTACTCTTGTAGGAGTTTTCAGGTATTTCAGGGTTTCATCTATAATCACGCCGGCGGTCGGCGCGGCCACCGTGCTGGCATAATACTGGCCCTTGGGCTCGTCCACCAAAACCAGAACCGCTATGTCAGGGTGTTCTACCGGAGCGAAGGCCACGAATAAACTCCGGTATTTCTGGGTGGAGTATCTGCCGTTAGCGTCTAATTTGCGGGCGGTGCCGGTCTTGCCGGCTACCGCGTATGTCTTCAGGTTAGCCGCGGTACCGGTGCCGCTCAGGACTACGCCCCTTAATATCGTGGATACCTGCTTGCTTAATTCCGGCGAGATTATCTGATTGGTTAGTGGCTGAATCTCATTCTTATAGACGGTTTTGTTGTCGCGGTCTATGACCTCCTTGAGTAGTTTGGGCTGGACCAGATAGCCGTTGTTGGCAAATGCCGAATAGGCCCGGATTAACTGGAACGAATTAACGCTGACCTCATAGCCCATAGCCACCGAGCCGGTGGTGTAATTGCTCCATTTGTTCAGGGAGGTGATTAAGCCCGGATGCTCGCCCGGGATGTCCAGCCCGCTTCTGGTGCCGGCGAATCCGAAGCGTTTTATCATCCCGTAGAGCGACTCCTTGGGGGTCTGGGAGCCGATTTTGGTCATACCCACGTTGCTGGATTGCATCACCACCTCAGGCAGGGTCAGCCAGCCGTAGGGTTTGTGGTCGGTAATCGTCCGCTTGCCCATCTTGTATTTGCCGTTCTCGCAGAAGAATTTGTCTTTGGTGGTGCAGACGCCCCGTTCCAGCGCGGCCGCAATCACGAATGGTTTGAAGGTCGAGCCGGGCTCGTAGGCGTCGGTGAAGATATTGCAGTGCCGGACCTTTTCAGAATATTTCTGGTATTCGGCCGGGTCAAAGGCCGGGAGTTGGGCCAGGGCCAGAATCTCGCCGGTGGCCGGATTCATGACCAGCGCCTCGGCCCGGTTGGGCTGGTATTTCTTGCAGAGCTCGCGCAGGTTCTTTTCCGCGATGTGCTGGATATTTATGTCAATGGTCAGATAGACGTTCTGGCCGGGCTGGGCCGGTTTTTTAGGCAGGTCGGAGACGAACAGGCGCCGGCGGCCGTCCCGGTTCAGGAATTCATAACCGGCTTCGCCTTTGAGATAATTATCCGCATAGAGTTCCATCCCGTCCAATGCCTGAGAATCCATGCCCCGGTAACCGATGAGATGGCAGGCCAGCGTGCCTTCGGGATAGAATCGTTTATATTCCTTTTTGGTGCCGATGCCTTTGATGTTGAGAGCGATAACCTTTTTAGAGGTTTCGTCGTCTATCTTGCGTTTGACCCAGAGAAAGAGTTTGTCGTCCGCCACGGCCTTGGAGATTTTGGCGGCCAGTTCTGCCGGCTTTAGGCCCAGGAGCGAGGCGAGTTGCTTGATTTCGGTGGGGTGGTTGTCCAGGTCTTTGGGCACCAGATAGACCGAGTCCACCAGCCGGGACAGGGCCAGGATTTTTCCGTTCCGGTCCAGAATCATCCCGTTTTCCGGTGTCGTGTCCACCTTGAGATATGCCTGGGATACCTGGATGGCCCGGTATTTGCTGTGCTGGTAAATCTGGATATAGCCCAGCCGGATAGCCAGGACGGCAAAGACGACAGCCAGGCCGGCGAAGAAGATATTGGCGCGTTTGAGATGAGGCAACATAATTAAGTAAGTACACAGTATAGGATTTAGTGAAACACCCTACATAATTGTCATTCCCGTCCCGCTAAGGCGGGATG
This sequence is a window from Planctomycetota bacterium. Protein-coding genes within it:
- a CDS encoding NYN domain-containing protein, yielding MKKVAILIDGGFLSKIFHVKTKKNITADDVIKIANKSLSMFCLSSPAIGQIDRDEAELFRIYYYDAPPFGYKLINPINSHENDYSKNPLFTAISNFQRTLAEKDFVALRLGKLSCHDWKLSKGAIDKIKAGKQLTAFDIVPDFKQKAVDMRVGLDIAWLATRNIVDTVILIAADNDFIPAMKFARKEGIHVAIAKIEQLNSEMRQHSDRVIEVDISQP
- a CDS encoding UDP-N-acetylmuramoyl-L-alanyl-D-glutamate--2,6-diaminopimelate ligase: MELSELKPILLGLKGTKLYNFRNLDITGVSYNSKQVKPGDLFVAIPGAKTDGAYFIPEALQRGAVAVISNQKLNLFTMVPYIRVSDPRAALALASNHFFHYPSRKLKVIGITGTNGKTTTAYLIKSILDKIHPHTKDFGVGAGLIGTIEYLIGERHIPAPVTTPQSYDLQNYFAQMLKDGTKYSVMEVSSHSLVQKRVLGIDFHRAIFTNLTRDHLDFHKTPNQYKQAKAILFKNLSAESIAILNADDPVSKYYAKITPAQVVWYHCGNLGTQYKNCVPRFRGILIQAQILSSSLYGNTILLKTPIGETTVQSPLIGRHNVYNILAAAATAVSLGVPVDTIREGVEQFRMMRGRLETIPNNAGFTVMVDFGHTEDALKNVLGSLKPLVKGRIITVFGCGGDRDRGKRPLMGKVVSKLSDLFVITSDNPRSEDPLKIIKDIRKGIRSPHLSSPPSPFPLPSGERVGVRGKERVRGYYVEPDRYEAIKKALSLARQGDLVLIAGKGHETYQIFRDTVKPFDDREVVKQLLQ
- a CDS encoding penicillin-binding protein 2, whose product is MLPHLKRANIFFAGLAVVFAVLAIRLGYIQIYQHSKYRAIQVSQAYLKVDTTPENGMILDRNGKILALSRLVDSVYLVPKDLDNHPTEIKQLASLLGLKPAELAAKISKAVADDKLFLWVKRKIDDETSKKVIALNIKGIGTKKEYKRFYPEGTLACHLIGYRGMDSQALDGMELYADNYLKGEAGYEFLNRDGRRRLFVSDLPKKPAQPGQNVYLTIDINIQHIAEKNLRELCKKYQPNRAEALVMNPATGEILALAQLPAFDPAEYQKYSEKVRHCNIFTDAYEPGSTFKPFVIAAALERGVCTTKDKFFCENGKYKMGKRTITDHKPYGWLTLPEVVMQSSNVGMTKIGSQTPKESLYGMIKRFGFAGTRSGLDIPGEHPGLITSLNKWSNYTTGSVAMGYEVSVNSFQLIRAYSAFANNGYLVQPKLLKEVIDRDNKTVYKNEIQPLTNQIISPELSKQVSTILRGVVLSGTGTAANLKTYAVAGKTGTARKLDANGRYSTQKYRSLFVAFAPVEHPDIAVLVLVDEPKGQYYASTVAAPTAGVIIDETLKYLKTPTRVANTR